One region of Wyeomyia smithii strain HCP4-BCI-WySm-NY-G18 chromosome 3, ASM2978416v1, whole genome shotgun sequence genomic DNA includes:
- the LOC129732661 gene encoding uncharacterized protein LOC129732661: protein MSSMPLVNQIEPYVPGTIPFAQFLEQLDWVFAHHKVVDPAEQKVSFLATCSREVYSEIKLLFPGKDLKALSFKEITDALKKRYDKTESDLIHRYRFYKREQGPNETAVDFILAVKLQAELCEFGQFKDMAIRDKLVCGIRDEELQRRLFDEDDLTLAKTEKLITNTEAAGERVKIISRDSSSRRTSVLNRLGNRDNRSDFRDRSRGRSRQPSRGRSRSRSVSFDRKNRSTSKSRNLFCNFCRRSGHTRRFCYDLKNKKKSVKFVDSPAAKPKLNEYQKSLRRRLNRSVSDDDDMDCLMISSVNRINEPCFRNVFVDGLRLKMEVDCGAAVSVISLEMYEGEFDHIPLETCDKKLAVINGSKLKVEGEITVKVEFNGQAKTVQLIVLRSGSCFTPLLGRDWLDVFIPDWRKAFGSSINQLAVCPDQIVAEIQSFRRRSGVSGAPQSAEAGWSSQKSSRFDFCEGGRKEC from the exons atgTCAAGTATGCCGTTAGTGAATCAAATCGAGCCGTACGTTCCTGGTACTATTCCGTTTGCGCAGTTTTTGGAACAGTTGGACTGGGTGTTTGCGCATCATAAAGTGGTTGATCCGGCGGAGCAAAAAGTTTCGTTTCTCGCTACCTGTAGCAGGGAAGTCTACAGCGAGATAAAGCTTCTTTTCCCTGGCAAGGATTTGAAAGCTTTATCGTTTAAGGAGATTACGGATGCTCTTAAAAAACGGTATGACAAGACGGAAAGCGATTTGATCCATCGCTACAGATTCTACAAACGCGAACAAGGGCCGAATGAAACAGCTGTGGATTTCATACTAGCTGTTAAGCTCCAAGCAGAGTTGTGTGAATTCGGACAGTTTAAGGATATGGCGATTCGCGATAAGTTGGTTTGTGGAATCCGCGATGAGGAGCTACAAAGGCGTTTGTTTGATGAGGACGATCTAACCTTGGCGAAAACGGAGAAACTCATCACGAATACGGAAGCAGCAGGAGAGAGGGTGAAAATAATCTCTCGAGATTCCAGTTCGCGCCGTACGAGCGTGTTGAACAGGCTTGGGAATCGGGACAATCGGTCTGATTTCCGAGATCGCTCGCGTGGACGGAGTCGTCAGCCTAGCAGAGGAAGGAGCAGAAGCCGATCAGTTTCGTTTGACCGTAAAAATCGTTCCACTTCAAAGTCACGAAATCTGTTTTGCAATTTCTGTCGTAGAAGTGGACATACACGTCGTTTTTGTTACGActtgaaaaacaagaaaaagtcAGTGAAGTTTGTCGATTCTCCAGCAGCAAAGCCAAAATTGAACGAGTATCAGAAAAGTTTGAGACGTCGATTGAATAGATCCGTCTCGGATGACGACGACATGGACTGTTTGATGATATCATCAGTCAATAGAATCAACGAACCGTGTTTCCGTAACGTTTTCGTTGACGGCTTGCGGTTGAAGATGGAAGTTGATTGTGGCGCTGCAGTCTCCGTCATCAGTTTGGAGATGTACGAGGGAGAATTCGATCACATACCTTTAGAGACGTGCGACAAGAAATTAGCAGTGATCAATGGCAGTAAATTGAAGGTGGAAGGAGAAATAACAGTAAAAGTTGAGTTTAACGGCCAAGCGAAAACTGTTCAACTGATCGTTTTGCGAAGTGGAAGTTGCTTCACACCTTTGTTGGGACGAGACTGGCTGGATGTATTCATTCCTGACTGGAGGAAGGCGTTTGGAAGCAGCATCAATCAACTGGCAGTTTGCCCGGACCAGATTGTTGCAGAGATACAGA GTTTCCGTCGGAGGTCGGGTGTATCTGGCGCACCGCAATCAGCTGAAGCTGGTTGGAGCTCGCAGAAATCGTCACGGTTTGATTTTTGCGAGGGAGGAAGGAAGGAGTGTTAA